The Phycisphaerae bacterium genomic interval CATGTTCCTCTCCGACAACGGCGGCGACGCCGAGGAAATCGATGAGAGCAAACCGGGGGCACTGCCAGGAGAGCCGGACTCAAACACCGGCTACGGCCGCGGCTGGTCGAGTGTCAGCAACACTCCGTTTCGCCAGCACAAGCGATATGTACACGAGGGTGGCATTTCCACACCCCTGATCGCCCGCTGGCCCGCCGGCATCAGCCGGCGCGGAGTCGTCGAGCATGCGGTTGGACACGTGGTCGACATACTCCCCACGTGTCTCGAAGCCGCCGGTAGTGCCTATCCCAAGGAACACGGAGAGCGGGCGATCGAGCCGACGGCAGGCAGGAGTCTCCTGCCCTTCCTGCAGGGATGCTCAGGAGGGGAGCCTCGGTACCTCTATTGGGAGCACGAGGGTAACCGCGCTGTTCGCCAGGGGCGATGGAAGCTCGTTGCCGTCCGTGACCGCCCATGGGAACTCTACGACATGGAAGCCGACCGCACGGAACTGCACAACTTGGCTGCCCAGCAGCCGGAGCGACTCAAGGATCTGCAGGCACGCTACGCAGAGTTCGCTGAACGGTGGGGCATCCGTCCATTTGACGATGTCAAACCGCCGCGGTGGATCCCGGATTGACGTCTCATGAAGTCCCGGACCGCCGCGCGACGGCGCTGAAGGGACAACGGATAGCGACGCTTGCGATCATCGCTGATGATCACGGTATCGGCGACCCGGGCTGGATGGGCAATCCGTCGCTCAAGACACCCAAACTGGACAAGATGCCAGTCCACGCAGCCCGAAGGACG includes:
- a CDS encoding sulfatase-like hydrolase/transferase, with product MTSHEVPDRRATALKGQRIATLAIIADDHGIGDPGWMGNPSLKTPKLDKMPVHAARRTRFPTSPVRIPTRGCLLPGRYNYRTRAISTPVGRAMTSPIRPSDDLCR